The Dendropsophus ebraccatus isolate aDenEbr1 chromosome 3, aDenEbr1.pat, whole genome shotgun sequence genome includes a region encoding these proteins:
- the ROR2 gene encoding tyrosine-protein kinase transmembrane receptor ROR2 isoform X2, which produces MLSFKGMEGRNETTNTGHFLTFLEPVNNITIVQGQAATLHCKVAGNPLPNVKWLKNDAPVVQEPKRITIRKTDYGSRLRIQDLDTTDTGYYQCVATNGIKTITATGVLFVRLGPTHSPNPNIQYDYQEDGFCQPYRGFACARFIGNRSIYVDSLQMQGEIENRITAAFTMIGTSTHLSDQCSLFAIPSFCHFVFPLCDDRSRTPKPRELCRDECEVLENDLCHEEYNIARSNPAILMQLHLPNCEELPLPESPEAANCMRIGIPMERMNRYQQCYNGTGTDYRGSVSVTKSGHQCQPWSNQFPHTHQLSPAEYPEIGGGHAYCRNPGGQMEGPWCFTLNKNVRVELCDVPACRTRENTKMEILYILVPSIAIPLVIACLFFLVCMCRNKQKASAATPQRRQLMASPSQDMEMPLMNQHKQQVKVKEINLSTVRFMEELGEDRFGKVYKGHLFGTAPGEQTQTVAIKTLKDKVEVALREEFKHEAMMRSRLQHPNVVCLLGTVTKEQPMSMIFSYSPLSDLHEFLVMRSPHSDVGSTDDDKTVKSTLEPADFLHIVTQIAAGMEYLSSHHVVHKDLAARNILVFDKLSVKISDLGLFREVYAADYYKLAGNSLLPIRWMSPEAVAYGKCTIDSDIWSYGVVLWEIFSYGLQPYCGYSNQDVIEMIRNRQLLLCPDDCPAWIYTLMLECWNEFPARRPRFKDIHTRLRTWENMSNYNSSAQTSGASNTTQTSSLSTSPVSNVSNTRYVDLKPKGRPFPQPQFLPMKGQIRPMVPPPQLYIPVNGYQQMAAYFYPVQIPMQMAPQQMPPQIIPKPGSHHSGSGSTSTGYVTTAPSNNSMADRVALLADGSDEAHVTGEDVSQNPVQEEEEGSVPETELLGDNDTSPLDETDIQSEA; this is translated from the exons GACACTTTCTGACATTTCTGGAGCCTGTAAACAACATCACTATTGTCCAGGGTCAGGCAGCCACCCTTCATTGCAAAGTGGCAGGAAATCCCCTACCCAATGTCAAGTGGCTGAAGAATGATGCTCCAGTAGTGCAGGAACCCAAGAGAATCACCATAAGAAAAACAGACTATGGTTCACGGCTAAGGATACAAGACCTTGACACCACAGACACAGGCTACTATCAGTGTGTTGCCACCAATGGGATAAAGACTATTACTGCAACGGGTGTTCTTTTTGTGAGGCTTG GTCCTACCCACAGCCCGAACCCCAACATCCA ATATGACTACCAGGAAGATGGATTTTGTCAGCCCTATAGGGGCTTTGCTTGTGCCAGGTTCATTGGAAACAGAAGCATTTATGTGGATTCCCTCCAGATGCAGGGGGAGATTGAAAACCGAATCACTG CTGCATTCACTATGATTGGAACATCAACCCACCTCTCGGACCAGTGTTCCCTGTTTGCAATCCCATCCTTTTGTCATTTTGTGTTTCCATTGTGCGATGACCGCTCCCGCACTCCGAAACCTAGAGAGCTGTGTAGAGATGAGTGTGAAGTACTGGAAAATGACCTGTGCCATGAGGAATATAACATTGCCCGTTCAAATCCTGCCATACTGATGCAGCTTCACCTCCCAAACTGCGAGGAGCTTCCTCTGCCTGAGAGCCCCGAGGCTGCAAACTGCATGAGGATTGGAATCCCAATGGAGAGAATGAACAGAT ATCAGCAATGTTACAATGGTACTGGGACTGATTATCGTGGGTCAGTCAGTGTCACCAAGTCCGGACACCAGTGCCAGCCATGGAGTAACCAGTTTCCACACACCCACCAGCTGTCACCTGCTGAATATCCAGAAATTGGCGGAGGGCATGCATACTGCCGCAATCCTGGTGGCCAGATGGAAGGTCCCTGGTGCTTCACCCTCAACAAGAACGTGCGCGTTgagctgtgtgatgtgcctgCTTGCC GTACCAGAGAAAACACTAAGATGGAAATCCTTTATATCTTGGTCCCCAGCATAGCGATTCCATTGGTCATTGCTTGCCTCTTCTTCTTAGTTTGCATGTGTAGAAACAAACAGAAAGCATCAGCTGCTACCCCCCAGAGACGTCAGCTGATGGCATCACCTAGCCAAGATATGGAGATGCCCCTTATGAACCAGCACAAGCAACAG GTTAAAGTAAAAGAGATAAACCTGTCCACTGTACGGTTTATGGAAGAATTGGGAGAGGATCGTTTTGGAAAAGTATACAAGGGACATCTCTTTGGAACCGCTCCTGGAGAACAGACACAGACTGTGGCTATAAAGACATTAAAAGACAAGGTTGAAGTGGCTCTTCGAGAGGAGTTTAAACATGAAGCTATGATGAGGTCAAGGCTACAACACCCAAATGTTGTTTGCCTTCTTGGTACTGTAACCAAAGAGCAACCCATGAGCATGATCTTTAGCTATTCCCCACTCAGTGACTTGCATGAGTTCCTTGTCATGAGATCGCCACACTCTGATGTAGGCAGCACAGATGACGACAAGACTGTGAAATCCACTTTAGAACCAGCAGATTTTCTCCACATTGTAACTCAGATAGCTGCAGGGATGGAATATCTCTCAAGTCATCATGTTGTGCACAAAGATCTGGCTGCCAGAAATATCTTAGTGTTTGATAAACTGTCAGTAAAAATTTCTGATCTTGGTCTCTTCCGAGAAGTGTATGCTGCAGATTACTATAAATTAGCTGGGAATTCACTTCTTCCTATAAGATGGATGTCTCCAGAAGCGGTGGCATATGGCAAGTGTACCATTGATTCTGATATTTGGTCCTATGGAGTAGTGCTGTGGGAAATCTTCAGCTATGGTCTACAACCGTATTGTGGCTATTCCAATCAAGATGTGATTGAAATGATAAGGAATCGTCAGCTGCTGCTGTGCCCCGATGACTGCCCAGCCTGGATTTATACCCTCATGCTTGAGTGCTGGAATGAGTTTCCGGCAAGAAGACCTAGATTTAAAGACATTCACACCAGGCTAAGAACATGGGAAAATATGTCTAACTACAACAGTTCTGCACAAACATCTGGTGCAAGTAATACCACACAGACAAGTTCACTTAGTACAAGCCCGGTTAGTAATGTCAGCAATACTAGATATGTTGACCTGAAGCCCAAAGGACGGCCATTTCCACAGCCACAGTTTTTACCAATGAAGGGACAGATAAGGCCTATGGTGCCACCTCCACAGCTCTACATTCCTGTCAATGGATATCAGCAGATGGCAGCTTATTTTTATCCAGTTCAAATACCAATGCAAATGGCTCCCCAGCAAATGCCTCCACAGATCATCCCAAAACCTGGATCTCATCATAGCGGGAGCGGCTCCACCAGCACAGGGTATGTAACAACTGCCCCATCAAATAATTCCATGGCCGACAGAGTTGCCCTTCTTGCAGATGGAAGTGACGAAGCACATGTAACAGGAGAGGACGTGTCGCAAAATCCTGTTCAAGAGGAGGAAGAAGGCTCGGTACCCGAGACGGAATTACTAGGTGATAATGATACATCTCCATTAGATGAAACAGATATTCAGTCAGAAGCTTAA
- the ROR2 gene encoding tyrosine-protein kinase transmembrane receptor ROR2 isoform X1: protein MSRSRGAEGLGAVLLGLLAVYSALLHQAAGETGDFSDSNEPLGQLDSHDRLIPTPRGHFLTFLEPVNNITIVQGQAATLHCKVAGNPLPNVKWLKNDAPVVQEPKRITIRKTDYGSRLRIQDLDTTDTGYYQCVATNGIKTITATGVLFVRLGPTHSPNPNIQYDYQEDGFCQPYRGFACARFIGNRSIYVDSLQMQGEIENRITAAFTMIGTSTHLSDQCSLFAIPSFCHFVFPLCDDRSRTPKPRELCRDECEVLENDLCHEEYNIARSNPAILMQLHLPNCEELPLPESPEAANCMRIGIPMERMNRYQQCYNGTGTDYRGSVSVTKSGHQCQPWSNQFPHTHQLSPAEYPEIGGGHAYCRNPGGQMEGPWCFTLNKNVRVELCDVPACRTRENTKMEILYILVPSIAIPLVIACLFFLVCMCRNKQKASAATPQRRQLMASPSQDMEMPLMNQHKQQVKVKEINLSTVRFMEELGEDRFGKVYKGHLFGTAPGEQTQTVAIKTLKDKVEVALREEFKHEAMMRSRLQHPNVVCLLGTVTKEQPMSMIFSYSPLSDLHEFLVMRSPHSDVGSTDDDKTVKSTLEPADFLHIVTQIAAGMEYLSSHHVVHKDLAARNILVFDKLSVKISDLGLFREVYAADYYKLAGNSLLPIRWMSPEAVAYGKCTIDSDIWSYGVVLWEIFSYGLQPYCGYSNQDVIEMIRNRQLLLCPDDCPAWIYTLMLECWNEFPARRPRFKDIHTRLRTWENMSNYNSSAQTSGASNTTQTSSLSTSPVSNVSNTRYVDLKPKGRPFPQPQFLPMKGQIRPMVPPPQLYIPVNGYQQMAAYFYPVQIPMQMAPQQMPPQIIPKPGSHHSGSGSTSTGYVTTAPSNNSMADRVALLADGSDEAHVTGEDVSQNPVQEEEEGSVPETELLGDNDTSPLDETDIQSEA, encoded by the exons GACACTTTCTGACATTTCTGGAGCCTGTAAACAACATCACTATTGTCCAGGGTCAGGCAGCCACCCTTCATTGCAAAGTGGCAGGAAATCCCCTACCCAATGTCAAGTGGCTGAAGAATGATGCTCCAGTAGTGCAGGAACCCAAGAGAATCACCATAAGAAAAACAGACTATGGTTCACGGCTAAGGATACAAGACCTTGACACCACAGACACAGGCTACTATCAGTGTGTTGCCACCAATGGGATAAAGACTATTACTGCAACGGGTGTTCTTTTTGTGAGGCTTG GTCCTACCCACAGCCCGAACCCCAACATCCA ATATGACTACCAGGAAGATGGATTTTGTCAGCCCTATAGGGGCTTTGCTTGTGCCAGGTTCATTGGAAACAGAAGCATTTATGTGGATTCCCTCCAGATGCAGGGGGAGATTGAAAACCGAATCACTG CTGCATTCACTATGATTGGAACATCAACCCACCTCTCGGACCAGTGTTCCCTGTTTGCAATCCCATCCTTTTGTCATTTTGTGTTTCCATTGTGCGATGACCGCTCCCGCACTCCGAAACCTAGAGAGCTGTGTAGAGATGAGTGTGAAGTACTGGAAAATGACCTGTGCCATGAGGAATATAACATTGCCCGTTCAAATCCTGCCATACTGATGCAGCTTCACCTCCCAAACTGCGAGGAGCTTCCTCTGCCTGAGAGCCCCGAGGCTGCAAACTGCATGAGGATTGGAATCCCAATGGAGAGAATGAACAGAT ATCAGCAATGTTACAATGGTACTGGGACTGATTATCGTGGGTCAGTCAGTGTCACCAAGTCCGGACACCAGTGCCAGCCATGGAGTAACCAGTTTCCACACACCCACCAGCTGTCACCTGCTGAATATCCAGAAATTGGCGGAGGGCATGCATACTGCCGCAATCCTGGTGGCCAGATGGAAGGTCCCTGGTGCTTCACCCTCAACAAGAACGTGCGCGTTgagctgtgtgatgtgcctgCTTGCC GTACCAGAGAAAACACTAAGATGGAAATCCTTTATATCTTGGTCCCCAGCATAGCGATTCCATTGGTCATTGCTTGCCTCTTCTTCTTAGTTTGCATGTGTAGAAACAAACAGAAAGCATCAGCTGCTACCCCCCAGAGACGTCAGCTGATGGCATCACCTAGCCAAGATATGGAGATGCCCCTTATGAACCAGCACAAGCAACAG GTTAAAGTAAAAGAGATAAACCTGTCCACTGTACGGTTTATGGAAGAATTGGGAGAGGATCGTTTTGGAAAAGTATACAAGGGACATCTCTTTGGAACCGCTCCTGGAGAACAGACACAGACTGTGGCTATAAAGACATTAAAAGACAAGGTTGAAGTGGCTCTTCGAGAGGAGTTTAAACATGAAGCTATGATGAGGTCAAGGCTACAACACCCAAATGTTGTTTGCCTTCTTGGTACTGTAACCAAAGAGCAACCCATGAGCATGATCTTTAGCTATTCCCCACTCAGTGACTTGCATGAGTTCCTTGTCATGAGATCGCCACACTCTGATGTAGGCAGCACAGATGACGACAAGACTGTGAAATCCACTTTAGAACCAGCAGATTTTCTCCACATTGTAACTCAGATAGCTGCAGGGATGGAATATCTCTCAAGTCATCATGTTGTGCACAAAGATCTGGCTGCCAGAAATATCTTAGTGTTTGATAAACTGTCAGTAAAAATTTCTGATCTTGGTCTCTTCCGAGAAGTGTATGCTGCAGATTACTATAAATTAGCTGGGAATTCACTTCTTCCTATAAGATGGATGTCTCCAGAAGCGGTGGCATATGGCAAGTGTACCATTGATTCTGATATTTGGTCCTATGGAGTAGTGCTGTGGGAAATCTTCAGCTATGGTCTACAACCGTATTGTGGCTATTCCAATCAAGATGTGATTGAAATGATAAGGAATCGTCAGCTGCTGCTGTGCCCCGATGACTGCCCAGCCTGGATTTATACCCTCATGCTTGAGTGCTGGAATGAGTTTCCGGCAAGAAGACCTAGATTTAAAGACATTCACACCAGGCTAAGAACATGGGAAAATATGTCTAACTACAACAGTTCTGCACAAACATCTGGTGCAAGTAATACCACACAGACAAGTTCACTTAGTACAAGCCCGGTTAGTAATGTCAGCAATACTAGATATGTTGACCTGAAGCCCAAAGGACGGCCATTTCCACAGCCACAGTTTTTACCAATGAAGGGACAGATAAGGCCTATGGTGCCACCTCCACAGCTCTACATTCCTGTCAATGGATATCAGCAGATGGCAGCTTATTTTTATCCAGTTCAAATACCAATGCAAATGGCTCCCCAGCAAATGCCTCCACAGATCATCCCAAAACCTGGATCTCATCATAGCGGGAGCGGCTCCACCAGCACAGGGTATGTAACAACTGCCCCATCAAATAATTCCATGGCCGACAGAGTTGCCCTTCTTGCAGATGGAAGTGACGAAGCACATGTAACAGGAGAGGACGTGTCGCAAAATCCTGTTCAAGAGGAGGAAGAAGGCTCGGTACCCGAGACGGAATTACTAGGTGATAATGATACATCTCCATTAGATGAAACAGATATTCAGTCAGAAGCTTAA